The DNA window ACCGCGGCGTGCCGACAGTCTTCACGCCGCCGCCGATATCGATACCGATCGGCAGGATGGTGCCCTGATCGGATGATTGCGCGCCGACGCGGCGGATGTGCTGGTAGATCAGATCCTGAAATGCCGCGGTCTGTTTCTTGTAACCGGTGGTTTGCATGTTCGCGATGTTGTTCGCGATGACCTGGACGCTGAGTTCCTGGGCCGCCATTCCGGTCGCTGCGGTCTGAAGTGCTTGCATGTGCTGTCTCCCGAATGGACTTTACTAGGACGGAACGTCGGCGAGTTTTTCGATTGCTGTTTTGTGCAGGTCGCTTTCCTGCTGCAGCATCGTCGACACTTGGGTGTAGGCGCGCGTCACCTCGATCATGCGGCTCATCTCGGCCACCGCGTTGACGTTGGATTTTTCGATGTAGCCCTGTTGCACCTGCGACTTGGTGTCCGGCTGGGCTGCGCCTTCGCCCGCCGAATAGAGGTTTGAGCCCTCTTTCAGCAGCCTCTGTGCATCGGGAAAGCTTACGAGCCGGAGTTTTCCGCGTATCGAGTCGGTCCGGCCGGTACCTTCCTGCACGGTAACGGTGCCGTCGGGTGCGATGTTGATGTCGTGATCGGTCAACTGAAACACGATCGGTCCGCTGGTGCCGAGCACCGGATTGCCCGTGGCCGTCACAAGCTGGCCCTGGCTGTTGAGCTGAAGGCCGCCGTCGCGGGTGTAGCGTTCGCCGGCGCCTGTCTGCACCACCAGGAAGCCGTTGCCGTCGATGGCGAGGTCCAGCGGATTTTTGGTCTGGTCGGACGGGCCTTGCGAAAAATCACGGTAGGTGCCGCGGTCCTGGACGTAACTCAGACGGCGGTCGCGGCCGATGAAGTTATCCTCGTGCGCGCCCGGCATCAGATATTCCTCGAACAGGGACTGATCGGCCTTGAAACCTGCAGTGTTGACGTTGGCGATGTTGTTGGCGACGACGTCGAGCTGCCGCTCCAACACCGTTTGCCGCGAAAGTCCGATGAGAAGCGCGTTCTCCATCGATAGTTCTCCCCTGAATGATCCGCATCACAACCCTCCCAGGCTGGTTTGCGGATGCTGCGAACCACCGGCTCTCCCAAGCCTGCGGTTCGCAAACAAACACAGCGAAAGCCGTGCCAGTTCGGAAAATATCGATTTTATAATGGCTTAGCTGTCGCGCAGGGGCGCGAGGGGGCGGCAATAAGGTCTTGTTGACCATGTTTGCCCGGCAGTTTTTTCCTACCTGCCAGGTAAACGAAAGATTCCGTTAACCATTATTACCTTAGCGTCACCTTTAGAGAGCGCATGTGCGCTGGCGGCATTGTATCGCGTCCTAAGTCTGTCCGGCGTCATCGAATTCATTTGCGAAACCGGGTGGGGCGGGGATGGCAGAGACCGAACAGGCAGAGGGCGGCGCGGCGGAAGCCGAGGCCGGCGCGAAGCCGAAAGGCAAGCTCAAGCTGATTATCGCCGCGGTTGGCGTGCTCGTCATCTTCGGCGGCGGCGCAGGCTGGTTCTTCTTCTTGCGTCATCACGGTGAAGAGGTGCATGCGGAGGCGCCGCCTCCCAAGCCGCCGGCCTTCGTCGAACTGCCGGATATGATGGTCAATCTGGCCGGCAATCCCGGCGATCGTATCCAGTACCTCAAGGTGAAGCTGACGCTTGAGGTCAAGGAAGAGAAGCAGGCCGAGTTGATCAAACCCAACCTGCCGCGCGTCACCGATATCTTCCAGACCTATCTGCGCGAGCTACGGGCGAGCGACCTGAACGGCTCCGCCGGCCTGTTTCGCATGAAGGAAGAATTGACCCGGCGGGTCAACTTGGCGGTCTCGCCGAACGAAGTCAGCGCTGTGCTGTTCAAGGAAGTCGTCGTTCAGTGACGAGACGGATTTAGAACCATGGCGGACAACGATCAAGTCGATCAGGATGCAATCGCAGCCCAGTGGGAGGCTTCGCTTGATTCCGAGGATCCCGCGGAGGCCGCGGAGGCGGCTGCCGCCAATGAACTCTCCGAAACCATGGCGCTGCAATGGGCCGCGATGGTCGAGGACGGCGGCCGCGATTTCGGCGGCGGCAAGAACGGCGGCGAGCGAGTTCTGTCGCAGGAGGAAATCGACAACCTGCTCGGTTTCAACGTCGGCGATGTCAATGTCGACGACAATTCCGGCATTCGCGCGATCATCGATTCCGCGATGGTCTCCTACGAGCGTCTGCCGATGCTCGAAATCGTGTTCGACCGGCTGGTCCGGCTGATGACGACATCCTTGCGCAACTTCACCTCCGATAACGTCGAAGTCTCGCTCGATCGCATCACCTCGGTGCGCTTCGGCGACTACATGAATTCAATCCCGCTGCCGGCCGTGCTGAGCGTGTTCAAGGCCGAGGAATGGGACAATTTTGGTCTCGCGACAGTCGATTCGAGCCTGATCTACTCGATGATCGATGTTCTCCTCGGCGGCCGCCGCGGCCAGACCTCGCTGCGGATCGAAGGCCGTCCGTACACCACCATCGAAACCAATCTGGTGAAACGCCTTGTCGAAGTCGTGCTGGCCGATGCCGAGCAGGCGTTCCGGCCGTTGTCCCCGGTAACCTTCTCGATCGACCGGCTGGAGACCAATCCGCGCTTCGCCGCGATCAGCCGGCCCGCCAACGCCGCCATTCTGGTGCGGCTGCGCATCGACATGGAAGATCGCGGCGGCAATATCGAGCTGCTGTTGCCTTATGCGACCATCGAGCCGATCCGCAGCGTGCTGCTGCAGATGTTCATGGGCGAAAAATTCGGCCGCGATCCGATCTGGGAAGGCCATTTCGCGACCGAAGTGGCCCAGGCGGAGATCTCGGTCGACGCCGTGCTCTATGAGGCCAACATTCCGCTCAAGCAGCTGATGAAACTGAAAGTCGGCGACACCCTGCCGCTTGAGATGCGCGCCGACGCGCTGGTGGCGGTGCGCTGCGGCAACGTCACCCTGACCGAGGGGCGGATGGGCCGGGTCGGCGACCGCGTCGCCATCCGCGTCACCAAGCAATTGCGCAAGCCGAATACCACCTTCGCGATGTTCGAGAAGGCTGACGAGCAAACCAAATTGATGGAGGCCCAATGAGTCACTCATTAGGAATGGCGATCGAGAGCCTTGTGGCTGCATTGCTAATACTTACAATCGGCTATTGCATGCTGCTGAACAAGCGATTGAAGCGCTTAAAGGCGGATGAGAGTTCGCTGAAGGCGACGATCGCGGAACTGATCACCGCGACCGAAATCGCCGAGCGTGCCATCGGCGGCCTCAAGCACACGGTTCGCGACGTCAACGAGAATCTGGGCAACCAGCTGACGGCCGCGACCCAGCTATCGCTGCAGCTGAAAAAGCAGCTCGCCGAGGGCGACAACGTCGTTCGCAGGCTGGCCAGGATCGCAACTGCCGCGCGGCCTTCGTCTGAAACCGCACCTGAGCCCGAGGCTCCCAATGCGTCGAGCGCCAAGGCCATCGCGGCGGCCGCCCAGGCA is part of the Bradyrhizobium canariense genome and encodes:
- the fliM gene encoding flagellar motor switch protein FliM; translated protein: MADNDQVDQDAIAAQWEASLDSEDPAEAAEAAAANELSETMALQWAAMVEDGGRDFGGGKNGGERVLSQEEIDNLLGFNVGDVNVDDNSGIRAIIDSAMVSYERLPMLEIVFDRLVRLMTTSLRNFTSDNVEVSLDRITSVRFGDYMNSIPLPAVLSVFKAEEWDNFGLATVDSSLIYSMIDVLLGGRRGQTSLRIEGRPYTTIETNLVKRLVEVVLADAEQAFRPLSPVTFSIDRLETNPRFAAISRPANAAILVRLRIDMEDRGGNIELLLPYATIEPIRSVLLQMFMGEKFGRDPIWEGHFATEVAQAEISVDAVLYEANIPLKQLMKLKVGDTLPLEMRADALVAVRCGNVTLTEGRMGRVGDRVAIRVTKQLRKPNTTFAMFEKADEQTKLMEAQ
- the flgF gene encoding flagellar basal-body rod protein FlgF — translated: MENALLIGLSRQTVLERQLDVVANNIANVNTAGFKADQSLFEEYLMPGAHEDNFIGRDRRLSYVQDRGTYRDFSQGPSDQTKNPLDLAIDGNGFLVVQTGAGERYTRDGGLQLNSQGQLVTATGNPVLGTSGPIVFQLTDHDINIAPDGTVTVQEGTGRTDSIRGKLRLVSFPDAQRLLKEGSNLYSAGEGAAQPDTKSQVQQGYIEKSNVNAVAEMSRMIEVTRAYTQVSTMLQQESDLHKTAIEKLADVPS
- the fliL gene encoding flagellar basal body-associated protein FliL — protein: MAETEQAEGGAAEAEAGAKPKGKLKLIIAAVGVLVIFGGGAGWFFFLRHHGEEVHAEAPPPKPPAFVELPDMMVNLAGNPGDRIQYLKVKLTLEVKEEKQAELIKPNLPRVTDIFQTYLRELRASDLNGSAGLFRMKEELTRRVNLAVSPNEVSAVLFKEVVVQ
- a CDS encoding DUF6468 domain-containing protein translates to MSHSLGMAIESLVAALLILTIGYCMLLNKRLKRLKADESSLKATIAELITATEIAERAIGGLKHTVRDVNENLGNQLTAATQLSLQLKKQLAEGDNVVRRLARIATAARPSSETAPEPEAPNASSAKAIAAAAQAFSDRRRSNGLAA